One genomic region from Rothia dentocariosa ATCC 17931 encodes:
- a CDS encoding zinc-dependent metalloprotease family protein, producing MKLRTIVRLMLAFVSLVLVAPLNSLPVSAVEAKPAQPAHAQNQNIDPVQSPNSGDRDGDHIPDELERDGYDINNDGIPEIDFPKMGADPNHKDIFVEMDYMPGELASEEELDRIVQSFADINISNPDGRTGINLHLDAGAARGPKYNLGGGEQVKWQVLSDDIGNNPGNWARFKASHFNQRRDGLFHYMVWGDYYVQQQNGESGSSGLGQLGGRDFMVTVGKTHWNNNKGNMSDIRVGTFIHELGHNLGLQHGGDADEKGEKGKPQYFSVMNYNYQLTGIPKADGTKYFGYLQQDMPTLNEWVLDERKGFGPQARGYLYRPNPEAVPRPADGPVDLNGNGEIDHGIYALDLNRDGMKGWLTAPSDLKKLSFGAVFGRGADETIPEPKVEINPITADDAREMDLIS from the coding sequence ATGAAATTACGTACTATAGTGCGCCTGATGCTGGCGTTTGTCAGCCTGGTGCTTGTTGCTCCTCTGAATTCTCTGCCCGTTTCTGCGGTGGAGGCGAAGCCCGCTCAGCCTGCGCACGCGCAGAACCAGAATATAGATCCCGTTCAGAGCCCCAACTCGGGTGATCGCGACGGCGATCATATTCCCGACGAGCTGGAAAGAGACGGGTACGATATCAACAACGATGGCATACCAGAGATCGATTTCCCTAAGATGGGCGCGGATCCCAACCATAAAGACATTTTTGTCGAGATGGATTATATGCCCGGTGAGCTTGCCAGTGAGGAAGAACTGGATCGAATCGTGCAATCTTTCGCGGATATAAATATCAGCAATCCCGACGGCAGAACGGGTATTAATCTGCACTTGGATGCCGGTGCCGCCCGGGGACCTAAGTACAACTTGGGAGGAGGCGAACAGGTCAAGTGGCAAGTGCTCAGCGACGATATAGGTAACAACCCTGGGAACTGGGCCAGGTTTAAAGCTTCTCATTTTAATCAGCGTCGTGATGGACTCTTTCATTATATGGTTTGGGGCGACTACTACGTGCAACAACAAAATGGGGAGAGCGGTTCATCAGGATTGGGACAATTGGGAGGTCGTGATTTCATGGTGACTGTGGGGAAGACACACTGGAATAACAATAAAGGTAATATGAGCGATATTCGCGTGGGTACTTTTATTCACGAGCTGGGACACAACCTCGGCCTGCAGCACGGCGGTGATGCCGATGAGAAAGGCGAAAAAGGTAAACCACAGTACTTCAGCGTGATGAATTATAACTATCAGCTCACTGGCATTCCCAAGGCTGATGGAACCAAATATTTCGGATACCTGCAGCAGGATATGCCGACCCTTAACGAATGGGTCTTGGACGAACGCAAAGGCTTTGGTCCCCAAGCTCGTGGGTACCTGTATCGGCCCAATCCAGAGGCTGTACCGAGGCCAGCGGATGGACCGGTTGATCTCAACGGTAATGGCGAAATCGACCATGGAATCTACGCTCTTGATCTTAACCGTGACGGAATGAAAGGCTGGCTGACGGCACCAAGCGACCTGAAAAAATTGAGCTTTGGAGCTGTGTTTGGACGAGGTGCTGACGAGACTATCCCTGAGCCCAAGGTGGAAATAAACCCCATCACTGCGGATGACGCCCGCGAAATGGATCTCATTTCCTAA
- a CDS encoding ABC transporter ATP-binding protein, with amino-acid sequence MTQTHAAVLTAAQNTTAQPIAFESVGQSFPQPGKGTHEVLRDVSFTAAEGEIISVIGSSGCGKSTLLRAAAGLNRITSGRVRIGEREVKGLDDRVAIGFQEPRLLPWRTVADNVALGLPPGTPKNQGTRDVQRLLNLVGLSEYGTHHPREISGGMAQRVSLARALARNPGVLLLDEPFGALDALTRINMQDLLLDIHRQDPTTILLVTHDVEEALYLSDRVIVLGKSSADAPATIQRIVTIDTPRPRDRADSKLTSLRAELLAELGVNER; translated from the coding sequence ATGACGCAAACACATGCAGCCGTACTCACTGCGGCACAGAACACCACGGCACAACCTATCGCCTTCGAGTCCGTAGGCCAGTCTTTCCCACAGCCGGGCAAAGGCACGCACGAGGTTCTGCGTGACGTATCGTTTACCGCCGCAGAAGGCGAGATTATCTCGGTGATCGGTTCGTCAGGATGCGGCAAATCAACGCTGCTGCGTGCCGCCGCCGGACTGAACCGCATCACGAGCGGGCGAGTGCGCATTGGCGAACGCGAGGTGAAGGGGCTTGATGACCGCGTGGCGATCGGTTTTCAGGAACCGCGCCTGCTGCCCTGGCGCACCGTCGCCGATAATGTGGCGCTCGGGCTGCCGCCGGGAACCCCGAAAAATCAAGGCACAAGAGATGTGCAGCGCCTGCTGAATCTTGTGGGGCTAAGCGAGTACGGAACCCACCATCCGCGCGAGATTTCCGGCGGCATGGCACAGCGTGTTTCCCTGGCGCGGGCGCTGGCTCGCAACCCCGGGGTGCTGCTGCTCGATGAGCCGTTCGGTGCACTCGATGCGCTGACCCGCATCAACATGCAGGATTTACTGCTCGACATTCACCGGCAAGACCCGACCACGATTCTGCTCGTCACGCACGATGTAGAAGAAGCGCTGTACCTCTCGGACCGGGTGATCGTACTCGGCAAGAGTTCAGCCGATGCGCCCGCCACGATCCAGCGCATCGTCACGATAGATACGCCGCGACCGCGTGATCGCGCCGATAGTAAGCTCACAAGCCTGCGCGCCGAGCTTCTTGCCGAGCTGGGCGTGAACGAACGCTAG
- a CDS encoding aliphatic sulfonate ABC transporter substrate-binding protein, whose product MKPITRAEALKGFFAFTALTTVLAGCAGEGAGTPGAGAPKSKDTVTIDYATYNPLSLIIRKKGWLETVLSEQNKKVEWVKSAGSNKANEALRSGNIDVGSTAGSAALLARANGSPIKVIDLYSQPEWSALVTTKDSGITKVSDLKGKSVAVTKGTDPYFLLLQALKQEGISAKEVTIQNLQHADGRTALDKGQVNAWSGLDPIMASAEVENQDVLFYRNLDFNTYGFLNATESFLKDNPDAAQAIVNVYEYARQWALANTEEATTIVEEESGIKPDTAKLVMERTHLDIDPVPWDKQVQVLKGVGPILVESGDVPSQSDVDQALVSIVDNSFAKKADRAAVEKVQKAVSK is encoded by the coding sequence ATGAAACCCATCACCCGCGCCGAAGCCCTCAAAGGATTCTTCGCGTTTACCGCTCTCACCACCGTTCTTGCCGGATGCGCCGGTGAAGGCGCCGGAACACCCGGTGCAGGTGCACCCAAGAGCAAAGACACAGTCACCATTGACTACGCAACCTATAACCCGCTCTCGCTGATTATCAGGAAAAAGGGCTGGCTAGAGACCGTGCTCTCAGAGCAGAACAAGAAAGTCGAATGGGTTAAGTCAGCAGGGTCTAATAAAGCCAACGAGGCGCTGCGTTCCGGGAATATCGACGTCGGCTCAACCGCCGGATCCGCCGCCCTGCTAGCACGGGCGAACGGTTCGCCCATCAAGGTTATTGACCTGTATTCGCAGCCCGAATGGTCGGCGCTCGTCACAACGAAGGATTCCGGCATCACGAAAGTCAGCGATTTGAAGGGCAAATCGGTGGCGGTTACCAAGGGTACCGACCCCTACTTCCTGCTCCTGCAGGCGCTCAAACAAGAGGGTATTTCCGCCAAAGAGGTGACGATTCAAAATCTCCAGCATGCCGACGGGCGCACCGCACTGGATAAGGGACAGGTGAACGCGTGGAGCGGACTTGACCCGATCATGGCGAGCGCCGAGGTCGAAAACCAGGACGTGCTCTTCTACCGCAACCTGGACTTCAACACGTACGGGTTCCTCAATGCCACCGAATCTTTCCTCAAAGACAACCCGGATGCGGCGCAGGCGATCGTGAACGTCTACGAATACGCCCGGCAGTGGGCACTGGCGAACACGGAAGAAGCCACCACCATTGTTGAAGAAGAATCCGGTATTAAACCCGATACCGCCAAGCTCGTGATGGAGCGTACCCACCTGGATATTGACCCGGTTCCGTGGGATAAACAGGTGCAGGTGCTCAAGGGTGTTGGCCCGATTCTGGTGGAATCCGGCGACGTTCCCAGCCAATCCGATGTGGACCAGGCGCTGGTCAGCATTGTGGATAACAGCTTTGCGAAGAAGGCTGATCGTGCCGCAGTCGAGAAAGTTCAGAAGGCGGTGAGCAAGTAA
- a CDS encoding AMP-binding protein has product MGLPSPFSFTNPLAPTPNPAHESDEARVAFWEKQAERLTWGKTWDNAHTFQKPQVIGTDAEGIEEYSVPEIKWFEGGKLNVAYNCVDRHVDAGRGDKVALYFEGEPGDREAITYAELQRRIARAANGLLKLGVRKGDRVVIYLPVIPETIIFTLACARIGAIHSLVFGGFSAEALKFRVEDTGAKVLITTDGQNRRGKVVPVKVNADEACSGENNIEHVIVVDRTSAADPVAHAQVPWTTGRDIWYHDLVDDQPDTHEYELHDAEDPLFIIYTSGTTGKPKGLVHTMAGYLVQTAYTHALLYDLLPDYVDEDGVLRPDELSAVNDPAKVESTVHWCTADLAWVTAHTYEIYGPLVNGVTEVIFEGTPNTPHYGRHFEVIERYGVTNYYTAPTLIRSLMGAFPDGPEPGKYDFSSVRLLGSVGESINPQAWKWLRKHVGGGTASFIDTWWQSETGSTICSPRPHDPAFAPEGTFPEGTPHCTPLPGCATREVPGVSVRVVDEHGDLVEPGKQGFIVVDKIGPSMARTVWGDPQRYLNSYWKHYGTRGWFLAGDGAKVDDEGNVYILGRIDDVINISGHRLSTIEIESALVTHPAVVEAGVCPVEDELTGHQAVAYVTLTDKGQALTEDELKTVLTQHVREHIGPIAKPKDVVAVADIPKTRSGKITRRLLGELYQGHKLGDISSLQNEEALGAIAQVLVDTGRVDPDAFTEDQAA; this is encoded by the coding sequence GTGGGACTTCCCTCCCCTTTTTCATTCACGAATCCTCTAGCACCCACCCCCAACCCCGCGCACGAATCTGACGAGGCGCGGGTAGCGTTCTGGGAAAAACAAGCCGAGCGCCTAACCTGGGGCAAGACTTGGGACAACGCGCATACCTTCCAGAAACCGCAGGTCATCGGAACCGATGCTGAGGGCATCGAAGAATACTCCGTACCCGAGATTAAGTGGTTCGAGGGCGGCAAACTCAACGTCGCCTACAACTGCGTGGACCGCCACGTGGATGCGGGCCGCGGCGACAAAGTAGCCCTCTATTTCGAGGGCGAACCCGGCGACCGTGAAGCTATCACCTACGCTGAACTGCAGCGACGCATCGCCCGCGCCGCCAACGGCCTGCTCAAACTCGGCGTGCGTAAAGGCGACCGTGTAGTAATCTACCTGCCGGTTATTCCCGAAACCATTATCTTCACGCTTGCGTGCGCGCGCATCGGCGCAATTCACTCACTCGTATTTGGTGGATTCTCGGCGGAGGCTCTGAAATTCCGGGTGGAAGACACCGGCGCGAAAGTTCTGATCACCACCGACGGGCAGAACCGCCGCGGCAAGGTCGTGCCCGTGAAGGTGAACGCCGATGAAGCCTGCTCGGGTGAGAATAATATCGAGCATGTGATCGTGGTGGACCGTACAAGCGCCGCAGACCCCGTGGCGCACGCGCAGGTTCCTTGGACGACCGGGCGCGATATTTGGTACCACGACCTGGTAGACGATCAGCCCGATACCCATGAGTACGAGCTGCACGATGCCGAGGACCCGCTGTTTATCATTTATACCTCTGGCACCACGGGCAAACCCAAGGGCCTGGTGCACACAATGGCGGGGTATTTAGTGCAGACCGCATACACCCACGCGCTGCTGTACGATCTGCTGCCGGACTATGTGGATGAAGACGGGGTGCTGCGCCCCGATGAGCTGTCTGCCGTGAACGACCCGGCGAAGGTTGAATCGACTGTGCACTGGTGTACCGCCGATCTCGCGTGGGTGACCGCGCACACCTACGAAATCTATGGTCCACTCGTGAATGGGGTTACCGAGGTTATTTTCGAGGGCACCCCCAATACTCCGCATTACGGCCGTCATTTCGAGGTTATCGAACGCTACGGCGTCACCAATTATTACACCGCTCCCACCCTGATTCGTTCCCTCATGGGGGCGTTCCCTGACGGCCCCGAACCCGGAAAATACGATTTCTCTTCCGTGCGTCTGCTCGGATCTGTGGGCGAGTCCATTAACCCTCAGGCCTGGAAGTGGCTGCGCAAGCACGTGGGTGGGGGTACCGCATCGTTTATCGATACATGGTGGCAGTCCGAAACCGGCTCAACCATCTGCTCCCCACGACCACATGACCCCGCCTTCGCGCCCGAGGGGACCTTCCCCGAGGGCACCCCGCACTGCACTCCCCTTCCCGGATGCGCCACCCGCGAAGTCCCGGGCGTCTCGGTGCGCGTGGTGGACGAGCACGGTGACCTCGTTGAGCCCGGCAAACAGGGTTTCATTGTGGTCGATAAGATCGGCCCCTCCATGGCACGCACCGTCTGGGGCGACCCGCAACGCTACCTGAATTCCTATTGGAAGCACTACGGTACGCGCGGCTGGTTCCTCGCCGGTGACGGTGCGAAGGTCGATGATGAGGGCAACGTGTACATCCTGGGGCGCATCGACGATGTGATCAACATTTCCGGGCACCGCCTTTCGACCATCGAAATTGAGTCTGCGCTCGTGACGCACCCGGCCGTGGTGGAGGCTGGCGTGTGCCCCGTGGAGGACGAGCTAACCGGCCACCAGGCAGTCGCCTATGTGACGCTCACCGACAAAGGTCAGGCACTCACCGAAGACGAGCTGAAAACTGTGCTCACCCAGCATGTGCGCGAACATATTGGCCCTATCGCTAAGCCCAAGGATGTGGTCGCGGTCGCCGATATTCCTAAGACTCGTTCAGGGAAGATTACCCGCCGTCTGCTGGGCGAGCTCTACCAGGGGCATAAGCTGGGCGATATTTCTTCGCTTCAGAATGAGGAGGCGCTCGGCGCTATCGCACAGGTGCTCGTAGACACCGGGCGAGTAGACCCAGATGCGTTCACCGAGGATCAGGCGGCATAA
- a CDS encoding MFS transporter produces the protein MAEPAASKTHRSAPSMEQTAEKPWVAMWSLVIGFFMILLDTTIVTVALPHMQHELNASLSAVIWVTSAYLLSYAVPLLITGRLGDRFGQKQMYLLGMVVFTLSSLWCGLSPNVEMLIVARVVQGIGASIMTPQTMSIITLMFPPHKRGVAMSVWGAAAGIASLVGPIAGGLLVDGPGWTWIFFINIPIGVIGTYLAVRNIPHFPSKQHNFDWLGVALSAIGLFLMVFGIQEGSTYDWGTITDSLWGTGIPVSVWGMIIAGIIVFTLFIVWQAVNRKEPLVPLGLFKDRNFSVSNIAIAAMGAHTLTMAFPTTIYFQQVRGMSPTQAALMTAPLALFSGALSPVIGKRLGTSNPKWYAVSGFALLVVGFVVLRALMTADQPLALLLIPFAILGIGNSMIWGPLAVTATRNLPPRLAGAGSGVYNETRQVAGVLGSAGIATLMGGLIADQIAQTMQRMRPSGAGAGGSAMNAPAVGGEGMSGGQVPDFLREPIATAMNDSLMLALVLAIVGMVACLFFAKPVDKGAWASGQNAAEPQTEVDSTRDGSHSSDVDPDAKVTASTDARPADETQPISSEKDAKNPSKP, from the coding sequence ATGGCAGAGCCAGCCGCATCAAAGACGCACCGCAGCGCACCATCAATGGAGCAAACCGCCGAGAAGCCGTGGGTTGCCATGTGGTCACTCGTGATCGGGTTCTTTATGATCCTGCTCGATACCACTATCGTCACCGTGGCGCTGCCCCATATGCAGCATGAGCTCAACGCCTCGCTCTCCGCCGTGATCTGGGTGACCAGCGCCTACCTGCTCTCCTATGCGGTGCCGCTGCTGATTACCGGTCGCCTGGGCGATAGGTTTGGGCAGAAGCAGATGTACCTGCTCGGTATGGTAGTCTTTACCCTCTCTTCGCTGTGGTGCGGTCTTTCGCCCAATGTGGAGATGCTGATCGTTGCGCGCGTGGTGCAGGGGATAGGCGCCTCGATTATGACCCCGCAAACCATGTCCATTATTACGCTCATGTTCCCGCCGCATAAACGCGGGGTGGCAATGAGCGTGTGGGGCGCGGCGGCCGGTATCGCATCGCTCGTGGGCCCTATCGCTGGCGGTCTGCTCGTGGATGGTCCAGGCTGGACGTGGATCTTCTTCATCAATATCCCTATCGGCGTGATCGGCACCTATCTGGCGGTACGGAATATCCCGCATTTCCCCTCCAAACAGCACAACTTCGACTGGCTGGGCGTGGCTCTCTCCGCTATCGGCCTGTTCCTGATGGTCTTCGGTATTCAGGAGGGATCCACCTACGACTGGGGTACTATCACCGATTCACTGTGGGGAACCGGAATCCCGGTAAGCGTATGGGGCATGATTATCGCGGGCATCATCGTGTTCACCCTCTTTATCGTGTGGCAGGCCGTTAACCGCAAAGAACCGTTGGTGCCGCTGGGGCTGTTTAAAGACCGCAACTTCTCGGTATCGAATATTGCTATCGCCGCAATGGGTGCACACACCCTCACAATGGCATTCCCCACCACCATCTATTTCCAGCAGGTGCGCGGTATGAGCCCCACCCAGGCAGCACTCATGACCGCCCCGCTCGCCCTGTTCTCGGGTGCGCTCTCTCCGGTCATTGGTAAGCGTTTAGGCACGTCAAACCCCAAATGGTATGCGGTCTCGGGGTTTGCCCTGCTGGTAGTCGGATTTGTTGTTCTGCGGGCTCTGATGACGGCGGATCAACCCCTCGCGCTTCTGCTCATACCCTTTGCGATCTTGGGTATCGGCAACTCTATGATTTGGGGTCCGCTAGCGGTGACCGCAACCCGCAACCTGCCGCCTCGTTTAGCCGGTGCCGGGTCGGGCGTGTATAACGAAACTCGTCAGGTTGCCGGTGTGCTCGGTTCGGCGGGTATCGCCACTCTCATGGGCGGTCTGATCGCCGACCAGATTGCGCAGACCATGCAGCGGATGCGCCCCTCAGGTGCCGGCGCAGGCGGAAGCGCCATGAACGCCCCCGCCGTCGGCGGCGAAGGAATGTCCGGCGGTCAGGTTCCCGACTTCCTGCGTGAACCTATCGCCACCGCGATGAACGATTCACTGATGCTGGCACTGGTTCTGGCAATCGTGGGTATGGTCGCGTGTCTCTTCTTCGCCAAGCCGGTGGATAAAGGTGCGTGGGCATCCGGGCAGAATGCCGCTGAGCCACAAACGGAAGTTGACTCGACACGGGACGGCTCACACTCTTCCGATGTCGATCCTGATGCGAAGGTGACCGCTTCCACCGACGCACGCCCCGCAGACGAGACGCAACCGATTTCTTCGGAAAAGGACGCAAAAAATCCTTCTAAGCCATAA
- a CDS encoding ABC transporter permease: MSVTLKRSGGQASIRESAVQESSDQKVQVLDAVAEGAAAPAGVHPENSDTRTRKKSREPRVNTSVKRFSPKKLVGLLLPVALIALWYGLSTAGVFTAVQLPSPTKVIAAGFELAQRGDLLTHVAISTQRVLLGFLIGAVLGLVLGALIGISVPARLVAAPTIGALRAVPSLAWVPLLLLWVGIGENSKVTLVAIGAFFPVYTTVSAALAHVDVKLVEAARAFGLKGIRLFTTVQLPAVLPSVVSGLRLALAQAWLFLVAAELLGASMGLGYLLTDSQNNGRTDRLLLSIVLLAILGKLTDALIGVFERWVKAKYPTH, translated from the coding sequence ATGAGTGTGACTCTTAAACGTTCTGGCGGGCAGGCTTCGATACGGGAGTCAGCGGTTCAGGAGAGTTCAGACCAGAAGGTTCAAGTGCTGGACGCGGTCGCCGAAGGAGCGGCGGCACCGGCGGGGGTGCATCCGGAAAATTCGGATACGCGCACCCGCAAAAAATCACGTGAACCCCGTGTGAATACGTCGGTAAAGCGTTTTTCACCGAAGAAGCTGGTGGGTCTGCTGCTGCCGGTTGCGCTGATTGCTCTCTGGTATGGCCTGAGCACCGCCGGGGTGTTTACGGCGGTTCAGCTGCCCTCGCCCACGAAGGTGATTGCCGCCGGTTTTGAGCTAGCGCAGCGCGGTGACCTTCTGACTCACGTAGCGATTTCGACGCAGCGCGTCCTGCTGGGATTCTTGATCGGCGCCGTATTGGGCTTGGTTTTGGGTGCGTTGATTGGGATTTCGGTACCCGCGCGGCTTGTAGCCGCACCCACGATTGGGGCCCTGCGCGCCGTGCCTTCGCTGGCGTGGGTTCCGCTTCTGCTGCTGTGGGTGGGGATCGGCGAAAACTCTAAGGTAACGCTGGTTGCTATTGGCGCTTTCTTCCCCGTGTACACCACCGTTTCGGCTGCGTTGGCGCACGTTGATGTGAAACTCGTGGAGGCGGCACGCGCCTTCGGGCTCAAGGGTATTCGCCTCTTCACGACGGTTCAGCTGCCTGCCGTGCTCCCGTCGGTGGTTTCCGGGCTTCGGCTGGCGCTCGCTCAGGCCTGGCTGTTCCTGGTTGCGGCGGAGCTGCTGGGCGCCTCTATGGGTCTGGGGTATCTGCTGACGGATTCGCAGAATAATGGGCGCACCGACCGGCTGTTGCTTTCAATTGTGCTGCTCGCTATCTTGGGCAAGCTCACGGATGCGCTCATCGGCGTTTTTGAACGCTGGGTGAAGGCGAAGTATCCTACTCACTAA
- a CDS encoding SDR family oxidoreductase — protein MANVTIIGGHGKVALLAEPMLRERGHTVNAIIRSEDQSADIMATGANPVVADITALSTEEMAQLFKDLHTEVLVWSAGAGGVGGPERTYAIDRDAAIRSMEAAQQAGLRRYIMVSYLGAGTEHGVPADNPFFAYAEAKAEADQHLRGTRLEYTILGPGMLTTEDEGGISVGVDPVYHSDLSSHTPRATVARVLTEVVDDSSTIGKGIPFTGGDTEIRQALAQAPSSSQLR, from the coding sequence ATGGCTAACGTTACGATCATTGGCGGGCACGGCAAGGTTGCTCTTCTGGCAGAACCGATGCTTCGTGAACGCGGACATACGGTGAACGCTATTATTCGTAGTGAAGATCAGTCGGCAGATATTATGGCGACCGGCGCTAACCCTGTGGTTGCCGATATTACCGCCCTGAGCACCGAGGAGATGGCGCAGCTCTTCAAGGATTTACATACAGAAGTGCTGGTGTGGTCTGCAGGTGCGGGCGGTGTAGGTGGCCCTGAACGCACCTATGCGATTGACCGTGACGCCGCGATTCGCTCTATGGAGGCGGCACAGCAGGCAGGTCTTCGACGGTACATTATGGTCTCGTATTTGGGGGCCGGAACCGAGCACGGGGTACCCGCAGATAACCCGTTCTTCGCATATGCGGAGGCTAAGGCGGAGGCCGACCAGCATCTTCGCGGCACCCGGTTGGAGTACACGATTCTAGGTCCCGGCATGCTCACGACCGAGGATGAGGGCGGTATTAGCGTAGGGGTCGATCCGGTGTATCATTCCGATTTGAGCTCCCATACCCCGCGTGCCACCGTGGCGCGGGTGCTCACTGAGGTAGTCGATGATTCCAGCACGATCGGCAAGGGCATCCCCTTCACCGGCGGCGATACCGAGATTCGGCAGGCTCTCGCTCAGGCACCGTCAAGTTCACAGCTGCGCTAG
- a CDS encoding C4-dicarboxylate ABC transporter substrate-binding protein produces MKLRTIARLMLAFVSLVFLVPLNSLPASADTLPVAPGNPGVAPKVTSPDTDGDGLSDSVEINGYDADGDGRPEVDYKKMGANPYHKDVFVEMDYMPGELASEEELDRIVQSFADLNVTNPDGRAGVNLHLDAGSARSAKYNLGGGNEVPHQMLTNNMKSSGELANIRARNFDSARYNSGFDYMIWGDYYVDNKTGNRNSSGVGLVGSPGFMVTVGKTYWEGANSDIRVGTFIHELGHNLNLKHGGTDDFNGKPQYYSVMNYNYQLTGIPKADGTRYFGYLQQDMPTLNEWALNERDGFGPQAGEYLYTHKDKNGKDGTQPANQPIDFNRNGVIDNSPVSVDLNGDGILNELTALSDLKKLNFDMTPTQAGAGGPVAQPEAEENPVTADDARNLGLIP; encoded by the coding sequence ATGAAACTACGTACTATAGCGCGCCTGATGCTGGCATTCGTCAGCCTGGTGTTTCTCGTCCCTCTGAATTCCCTGCCCGCCTCGGCAGACACGTTGCCAGTCGCCCCTGGTAACCCGGGTGTCGCCCCGAAGGTGACTTCACCTGATACTGACGGTGACGGGCTTTCCGACAGTGTGGAAATCAACGGATACGATGCTGATGGTGATGGTAGACCTGAAGTCGATTACAAGAAAATGGGTGCAAATCCCTACCACAAGGATGTATTCGTTGAGATGGACTATATGCCTGGTGAGCTTGCCAGTGAGGAAGAGCTGGACCGCATCGTGCAGTCTTTTGCTGACTTGAATGTTACTAACCCTGACGGCAGGGCAGGCGTTAATCTTCACCTAGATGCAGGTTCTGCCCGGAGTGCCAAGTATAACTTGGGAGGCGGCAACGAGGTTCCGCACCAAATGCTCACCAACAATATGAAGTCTTCTGGGGAATTGGCAAATATCAGGGCTCGTAATTTTGATTCTGCCCGCTACAACAGCGGTTTCGACTACATGATCTGGGGCGATTACTATGTGGATAATAAAACCGGAAATCGAAACTCATCAGGAGTAGGGCTTGTAGGCTCTCCCGGTTTCATGGTGACCGTTGGGAAAACCTATTGGGAAGGAGCCAACAGCGATATTCGCGTGGGCACTTTTATCCACGAGCTGGGGCATAACCTCAACCTGAAGCACGGCGGTACTGACGATTTCAACGGCAAGCCTCAGTACTACAGCGTGATGAATTACAACTATCAGCTCACTGGCATTCCCAAGGCGGACGGAACCCGATACTTCGGATACCTGCAGCAGGATATGCCAACCCTTAACGAATGGGCACTGAACGAGCGCGACGGCTTTGGCCCCCAAGCGGGCGAATACCTGTATACGCACAAAGATAAAAATGGGAAAGACGGTACTCAGCCCGCAAATCAACCCATCGATTTCAACCGGAACGGCGTTATTGATAATTCTCCGGTCTCGGTAGATCTCAATGGCGATGGGATACTAAATGAGCTAACTGCTCTCAGTGATCTGAAGAAGCTCAACTTTGATATGACGCCTACTCAGGCTGGAGCTGGCGGTCCTGTGGCTCAGCCTGAAGCGGAAGAAAACCCGGTCACTGCGGATGACGCCCGCAACCTGGGCCTTATTCCCTAA